DNA sequence from the Pseudocalidococcus azoricus BACA0444 genome:
TAGTCAATGGGGAGTTGGTGGATATGGGTAGTACAGGGATGGAGCATGGTTACGTCGCCTGCATCTTAGTGGCAGAGTTAACAGCCTTTGTTCGTCAAAGGACATTATTTTGCGTCTGTGCTTGTGGAGGATGGCAACGAGACTCCCAAACCCAATACTGAAGGTAAGGCGATTGGGATTGATTTGGGACTGAATCATTTTGTTATCACTAGCGATGGCTTAAAGTTTGCCAATCCTAAATGGTATGCCAAGCATGAGCAAAACCTGAAACGTAAACAGAAGCGACTCTCCCGCCGTCAAAAAGGGTCTAGCAACCGTAATAAAACACGGCGGCAAGTAGCCAGTGTTCATCACAAAATTGCTCGGTGTCGAGAAGATTTCCATCACAAGCTATCACGCAGGATCGTTGACGTAGACCGAAAGGCGTGCGAGGCAAACCAAGTCATCGTGACGGAAAATCTCAATGTGAGAGGCATGGTACAAAATCGCTGTCTATCCAAGGCAATTAGCCAAGTTGGATGAGGGCAATTCTGCACGATGCTGAAATATAAAGCCGAGCAAGAAGGCAAGGTCGATTTGGCAGTGGACAGATTTTTGCCATCTTCTAAGACTTGCCATGTTTGTCTCAATCAAGTCAATCGCCTGTCCCTTGATGTTCGATTTTGGCAGTGCGATAAATGCGGTACAAGGCATGACCGGGACGTAAAGGCTGCCATAAATATCAGAGATGAAGGTCTGCGTATTTTGCCCTCTGGAACAGGGGAGACCGCTGCTTATCTAGGTGTAAGTCGGAATAATAAAGGTCGAAAATCCTCTACTATTTCGCAACCTATTGGAGAAGAAGCCCGCATTCTGTCGCTTGCGATGTTGGCTTAGGCCTGCCGTAGGCACAATGTCGGGTAGTTCACTTTATAGCAGTAACATATACAGCCTGTGCTCTTGCATAAGTTCTCAAGTTTCTACGCTATGCTTAACGGATAACTGCCCTGCCGATAGTCAACAGCACCAGTTAACCCCTGTTAAACAACGGTTTCTACCTGGGTCAAAACTTTATGGCCACCTCCTTTGCCGATACAGCTATTGCGGTTTTAATTGACTTAGCTGAACGGGGAGACATTGATCCCTGGGATGTACAAGTGGTGGATGTGTTTGACCGTTGTCTCCAAGAACTAGCCACCGGGCATTATCAGGATTTACACCACTCGGGACAGGCGTTTCTGTATGCCGCAATCCTGATTTTATTGAAGTCGGATAGTTTACTGGGCCTGGAGCAAGCCGAACCGACTTTGGATTTTGAGGAAGCCGCCGATGAACACTTGGTCTTGCCTGGTTTACCTGTGCAGTTAGAACGTCATCTCCAACGCCGGCCGGTGGCCCCACCCCCCCAACGTCGCCGTGTCACCTTGGCAGAATTGATTGACCATCTCAAAACCATGGCCGTTGAAGTTGAAAAACGGACAATCAATCGACCGCCCCGCCCCACCCCAGTCCGCAGGCGCCCCAGCAATATTAAAGCCATTACCCAACTAGCCCACCAAGAAAATCTGACGGAAATGGCCCATGAGGTTGAGGCCCTCTTACATAACCAAGGCCTGGGAGAGGAATGGTTAGATTTAGAAACCCTACTGACCCTCAAAAATGATCGGGTAGGGGTGTTTTGGGCCCTATTGTTCCTGTCCTCCCAGTCTAAAGTCGAACTAGACCAGGCCGAGTTTTACCAAGACCTCCGGATCAGAATTTATCAAGCCGATTTACTCCCTAGTCCCGTAGTTGCCTCTGCCTAATCAGCATTAAGCTCTTTGAAGCATGGCACAGAGTTGTTGATGATACTGTCCGTTACTGGCGAGGTAGCCCCCGGCCTGGTTAACATCTCCTTGGTTATAGGTCAATAAGCTTTGATCAAAACGGGTCAGTTTGCCCCCCGCTTCGGTCAAAATCAACTCCGGCCCGGCCAAATCCCAATCCTTGGGAGAGGTGCGACTGGGCAACATGAAATATACATCCGCGTCCTGTTCCGCAATTGCCGCTATTTTGCAGCCAATACTGCCCATTTTTTTACGGGCCTGTTGGGGCATACGCTGTAGAAAAGCTTCTAGCTCTGGGGTAGCATGACTGCGGCTGGTTAAAACTTCTAAATCTTCCCAGGCCCGTTCTTGATTTACGACCAACCGATAAGGAGGTGCAGTCCGCGTCAGCCGATAACTGCCTTCCCCAACTTGAGCTAGGTAAACCCCATCCCGCCCCGGCCAGGCCACGGCAGCTAAAATTGGCCGACCTTGGTGAACTAGGGCAATGTGGGTGGCATATTCTCCAGTCCGTTGAATAAAGTCTTTAGTTCCGTCCAGAGGATCAATCACCCAAACATAGGGTTGTGACAAAGGTGGGCCAGGCTGATAGGTTTCTTCGGTCAGGTAGCCAAATTCTTGATCACCACAGGCTTCTCGTAACCGATTGAGAATTAATTTATCTACGGCCTGGTCTGCCATCGTTACGGGGGATAAATCGGCATGGGTCTGGGTTTGCCAACACTCAGGGTTTTCTTCATACTCTTTTAATAAATCGGATGCTGCCCAGGCCACCTCAACAAGCAACTCTCGATAATTATCTAAGTTCAAGGACATAATTGAGCCTTTGCCAATGACTGCACGTTCACTATCAAATTAATCAGCCTTAATAGGCAATTTGCCAATACTTCCAGGCCGCGTGGGCCAAGGTCAAGACCCCAACTGTAATGGCTTTTTCATCTACATCAAATTGGGGGTGATGGAGCGGATAATTGGGCCGATCTGCAAAGCCCACCCCTAAGCGAAACATTGCACCGGGGGCCTGTTCCAAATAGAGGGCAAAATCTTCCGCACCGAGGGACGGTTCTGGGAGGGTATGGACATTTTCTTTCCCGATTGCTTCTTGGGCTGCTTCCTGTAACAGTTGCGTCAGGTGAGGGGCATTACAAACCGAGGGGACTCCCCGCCGATAATCCAGTTCATAGGTCGCGCCATAGGCCTGGCAGGTGTGGGCAACAATTTTCTCAATCCAGGCCGGCAGGGCTTGACTGGTTTCAGGATGAAGGGAGCGAACTGTGCCTTGTAAAATGACTTGATCCGCAATCACATTGGGAGCGCGACCGCCAGAAATTTTCCCAATGGTGAGGACAACAGGACGGAGCGGGTTTTGGGTGCGACTAATGGCCTGTTGCAAATTCGTAATCACTTGGGCCGCAATCCAGATGGCATCAATGGCTTCGTGGGGACGCGCGCCGTGGCCAGATTCCCCCATAATCCGAATTTCTAAATCATCGGCGGCAGCGGTCAAGGCCCCATAACGTACCGCAATTTCTCCGGCCGGAATGGACGGAAAAACGTGGAGAGAAAGAATCGAACTCACCTGTTGCATTGCACCTGCCTCAATCATCCAGGCCGCGCCTTGGGCAATTTCTTCGGCGGGTTGAAAAATAAATCGCAGTCTCCCCGGTAAATGATCCTGGAGTTGAGCCAAAACCATTGCCGTTCCTAGTCCCACCGTTGTATGAACATCATGGCCACAGGCGTGCATCACCCCCGGTCGTTGGGAGGCAAAGTCAAGATGGGTGCGCTCATGAATTGGTAAGGCATCCAAATCCGTCCGAATCGCCAAAATCCGCTCATCTTGCCCATTACCGGGAATTTCCCCCATCACCCCCACCCCTGCTGGGCCTGGTAAGAGTTGCACCCCCGCCGAAGACAAAACACCGGCCACATAGGCTGAAGTTTGAGTTTCCTGGCCGCTTAGTTCTGGGTGGCTGTGGAGATGACGGCGAATTTCTAATAAGCGGGGCTGAAGGGTTTCTGCTAAATGTTTAATCTGGGGCAACATAGGGAAGGCAAAACAAACTGTTAGAATGAAAGCGATATAGCCTTATAGTAACGCTGATTTATTTCTAAGACATCAGATAATTTCACTGCTAAATATGTTTGATTGATATTTATCAATTTTTGGTTGTCAGTCAATCTTGACTACGCCGCCTTGGATTATCTGATGAACCCTACCCATAACTGTTATCTCTGCTGAGGCCTGGCCCGCTATTGCGGGGAATCTGGCCTGCCTATCACAAGAGGTTACAGATACGGTCGTTGCCATAACTGTTATCCATTCCCTCAGGGAGTTAACCCGATCACTAGGATTGTTTCTGCCCTCTGATTGATTATCTAAATTTTCAGGTTAAGTATTACTTATGTTATCTGTGATTAACCGTTTATCTATCTTTGTTGATGGCAATAATATGTTTTACGCCCAACAAAAGAATGGCTGGTTCTTTGATCCCCGGCGAGTTTTGAACTATTTTACTCGAGATCCCGCCACTCACTTAGTTAATGCCTTCTGGTACACCGGCCTGAAGGATGTCCAAGATCAACGCTCATTTCGGGATGCGCTGATCAACTTGGGTTATACGGTGCGGACAAAAATGCTGAAAGAGTTCTATGACGATCAACAACATAAATTTTCACAAAAAGCAAATCTGGATATTGAAATTGTTATTGATATGTTTAACACCGTGGATCAGTATGATCGGGTGATTTTATTTAGCGGGGATGGGGATTTTGAGCGGGCCATTGAGCTTTTGCGCTCTAAAAATACTCATATTACGGTGGTTTCTACAGAGGGGATGATTGCCCGTGAACTCCGCAATGCTACAGATCGTTACTTGGACTTGAATGATTTACGCCCAGAGATTGAGAAGATAGATAAGTCAGAACTGATCTTAGAAAAAACTGCTTAACTCTTTTCGGAATTGTCCTGAGAGCCTATTTTGGGTTTAATGTACGTAGGAACAGTCTTGCAACCGTCTCCCATAAATGCCTCCAGCAATTAAGTCATACCTCTAGATGAGAAATAGGCTGTATGCCCACGGACTATGTTTTGCCCTCAACCCTATTTTTAACCTTCTTGCTTTTAATTGGGCTGGTTTTCTTTCTACGGGCGTCAACAAAGAACCGCACTGAAGTCAAACGCCTGCCTGCTCCTGGAGAACCTACCCCGCTGTTGACTCAAATTCAAAACCATCTAACAGGACGGGCCTATCGGATTATTGCGGTTAGTCCTGAACAAGAGCAGATTACTTTTGAGGGGTTGGTGAGTGCTAGTCTCGGGTTAGCCATTTTTCTGACCATTTTAGCGGTACTTGGCCTGGGTAGCTTGGGTTTAGTGTTGGGGATGATTTGGCCGCCGTTAGAGGGTTGGGGCCTGGGCCTGGTCATTTTGGCACCGTTGGCCACTATCTTTTATTGGCAGGGCGCACAACGACACGAAACCGTAACCGTCCAAGTCGAACGCGACCAAACCCAACCCGGCCTGGCCACGATCACCATTACCGCCCATCGGGATGAACTGATTGCCCTCAATGCCGCCTTAAATCCTGGAGATTAGGGCCGAGTCTATGGAGTAGTTGTCCGTGAGGCTCATGCCTATTCATAGCCGTAACTGCATTGCATCTTGGGATTGAGGTATTGACTGGCCTGGTCTTCAAAGGTGATGCAGATAGTGGTCATGCCGCTGACACAAATTCCCCCGAAAACCCTATTTGCCTGATTTTGCCGTAATCCTCAATTAAGTCCTTAAGTCCCAGCAAATCTTCGAGTTCATACCCCTGCTTCAGAGAGATTAGCCCATGAGTTGCCGCACAAAATATTTCGCCTAGCATAATCAGCCGAGACTGAACCGGGAAGTCATTGCTCAACCCAATCTCAATGCGCTCCTTCATGTCTTCAAAAGTACTGTCCTGCATCAATTTCTCCTCTGCTACGTTGATTAATACTGCCGTCCCTAAAAACTAGGGCTACCCTCTGTATCTTCTGGTCTTCTCTATCAATGTAAATTGCCTGTTTCAACCCAAAGTTCAAATCCCTGATAGCAGCATCCCTATTGATATAGTAAGCAATTCGGGGTGCTTGAGACCGCCCCTTGATCAAGCCTTGCTGAAAAGCTCCCCGAACATTTTTGGCTTTGGTCGTTAATACCTTAAACTCCCAATTCTCCCCATCCACAAGAGCATCAAACCGCCGAACATACTGCTCTTTACGGCTCTCATCAACTAACTCCACAACCTGGCCTTGCTTGGCAAAAACTTCCGAGATAAAAAGCTCTGAAGCAAAGTCATCACTGCGATTATGTCCCTCATGGATCAAAACATAGCCCCCGGTCTGCTCATCAAAATAGTGCCTCTCATACTCCGGCCCAGCAGCTTTATAGGCGATGCGATTCTGGGCAATGGGGTTCACAGCAGTTTTCGATAATTGACTCTGGACTTCTGCCATTATCTACTGTTGCAGATGTAAAACAAGTCGATTTAGGATGGTTGCCTAAACTCTTCAACTCTTTCAGGTTTTTGATTCGGGGCTTGCTACCACCCACTAAATGTAGCGTTATGCGTAGTCTGTTCTGAGAGAATGAAAATCTTATGATATTGTTATCTCACTTAGGAATGAAATACTGAAAAACTCGAAACCATTACGGGTACTAGCTTCTAATATCTCACTTTCAATAGAAATGGCTATAATTGCCGCCAAACGATTTCCCGACTCGCCCTCATTCAGTCTTAAATGGGTAGTCCCATAAAACACGAGTTGACTGCCTTTGCCGGGGGATAAAATTTTAATTTTCTAGGAGTTCAAAATTCTAGTTAGAGCATGATTCAGCCTGTCTAGGACTATATTTGAACTGTTCCAGGCCCAGAGATTAGCCTTTAACTATTCCGGACTTGTTGAGACCAAACGCGAGTCGGTAAACCCCAAACATAGATAAAGCCCTCGGCCGCTTTGTGATCAAATTGATCCTCGGCACCATAGGTGGCCAAGTCTGGGGTATAGAGAGAATAATCAGATTTCCGTCCCACAGTCGTGGCCTGGCCCTTAAAGAGTTTGATCCGCACTGTCCCCGTCACCCGTTGTTGAGTTTGGGCGATAAAGGCATCCAAGGCTTGCTTGAGGGGGCTATACCAGAGGCCGTTATAAACTAGGCGGCTATAGGTTTCCTCCAGGCCCCGTTTATATTGACTTACATCTGCGGTCAGGGTCAAGCTTTCTAAATCCCGGTGGGCCGCAATTAAAACCAGCAAAGCCGGAGCTTCATAAATTTCCCGAGACTTAATGCCGACTAAGCGATTTTCGATCATGTCAATCCGGCCAACACCATGAATGCCGGCCCGCTCATTCAGTAATTCCACCAGGCGCACGGGGTCATAACGGGTGTCGTTAATGGAGACCGGAATCCCCTGTTCAAAGCCAATTTCCAAATATTCAGGGGAATTTGGGGTGTTGTCCACAGGCCTGGTGAGGAGATAAACTTCCTCCAGAGGTTCCGTCCAGGGATCTTCCAAGGGCCCTGCTTCAATGCTGCGACCGAGTAAATTCCGGTCAATGCTATAGGGAGATTTTTTCTTAACTGGGGAGGGAATGCCATATTTTTCCCCATAGGCAATGGTTTCTTCCCGACTCATTCCCCACTCCCGGGCCGGGGCCAGCACTTTTAGATCCGGATTCAAGGCGGCAATAGAGACATCAAAGCGGACTTGGTCATTGCCTTTTCCAGTACAACCGTGGGCAACGGCATCGGCTCCATAGTCTGCGGCTGCATCAACTAACAGTTTGGCAATTAAGGGGCGGGCCAGGGCGGTAGAGAGGGGATAACGGTTTTCATAGAGGGCATTGGCCTGGATGGCGGGAAACGCATAGTTGCGAATGAAACTATCTTGGGCGTTAATCACCAAGGACTGGGCAGCTCCAGAATCGAGGGCCTTTTTGCGCACGGGTTCAAGCTCATCCCCTTGCCCCAAGTCAGCCGCCAGGGTAATGACTTCCTCCACGCCCCACTCATGCTTGAGGTAGGGAATACAGACCGAGGTATCAACCCCACCGGAATAAGCAAGAACAACTTTTTTTGCGCGACCCATGTTTCACCCTATACCCAATGACTCATCCCCACTATTATCAGCACAATGTTTAGATTCCGCATGGGGCCTGGTTTGATTTTTCAGGATTTCCTAAGATTTCCAGGCCCACAGGAGGATGATCTTGCCGTCAACGCCTTCTCAACAAATACTATCTGGTTCCGAAACTCTAACCCAAATCATCACCTGCCCAGACTGTTCTCATCCATCAGAATTTGAGAAGTTCCCCGTGGAAGATGCTGTTGATCTGGCCCGGCTTTGAGACGAGATGGGTCATGGGCGGACTTGATGCCAGGCCCTAGGGTTGAGGAGCGCGAACCTCAGACTTAATACCCTGCTGAGCCAATCTGTCAACCAAGATTTGAGCCGAAAGGGTATCTTCAAAGGCCCCAAACTGGATTCTCACCCCCTCTGGAAATTGGACTAAATAGGCATTGGCAATTCCTTGACGGCCCTTCACTAAATCCGCCGGTGCTTGATACGGGGCAACAACATAGAAAAATGATTTTTCACCCATTGGGGCTGCCATTGGCTCAACCACAGGCCTGGTTACAGCTTCAGCCGGGGTGGGGAGTGAGGTTGTCGGGGCAGAATTCGGGTTGGGAATGGTTGCGGTGGCAGGACTTGGCAGCGCGACTGGGGGGCTTGGGAGAATCTCGCCGACTGGGGCAGGAGCAGCAGTATTAGGAGGAAGGGGGGGGAGAGTATCCGGTTCGACCAGGCCTGGGGTTGGATTCATCGGATCAACTTGATCCATCACAGGCCTGGGTTCTGAGCGCATTTGCCACCAGATGTACCCCATGGCCCCCGCCGTCGTCATCAGACCGGCCAATACTAAGCCAATGGTTAAGCCACGGCTCAAATAGGTCGGAGAAGCTGCCGGGGTGGGGGTGTCCAGTTTCGGAATATTTTCCAGCAGTGCCGCAGCGGAATCAAAGTAGGTGTTGGGGCCATCTAATTGCTTGACCGTTGGACTACTCAGCGGGGCAGCAGTGGCTGGAGGGGGTGTTGGTTCCAGGGCTGGGGAGTCAGTTGCAGGGCTGGGGGGCGTTGCCGCACTATCTAGAATGTCTGAGTCAAAGGGCTGAAAATCCCCCAGATCAAACCAGACTTCATCCACACTTGGTTCGGCCACAGGAGGGGGGGAGGAGGCTAGGGGGGGAGCGGGTTTAGGCAGAGTTGGGACTTCCGAAAAAAGGTCTTCTGCGAGCGAGCACTGCTCTACAATTTCTGGAAACGGCCCAGCAGGAGAGTCTTCCCCCAGACCTGGGGTTTCTTCCACCGTGATCGAGTCGGGGGTAACGGGATCCGGGGCTTCCTTGGGAAAAATAGGGGCAAACCAGGCCTGGAGTGGAGAGGTTCCTGATTCAGGCTGTTGGGGAAGGCGAGTCTCCAGTTCAGCTAAGAGTTCTGTGATCGATTCTGGGGCTAATTCTGGGGATTCTTTCGGCGGGGTCGGCTCTGGGAGTTGCTTGAAGGTGGTGACACTGGTGGCCAGGCCCTCGGGAGGCGATTCTACAGGGGCAGGAATAGATGGCGGTTCGGGAACAGGAGCAACAGTGGCATAGTCGGGCTGGGCAGATGTCGGGGCGGCCTCAGTTGGGGAGATGGCTGCGCTGGAGTTGGGGGCGGGATGAGCAGCGGCTGGGAATGGGGACAGGCTTTGGACTAAGCGGTGACAGCGATATTGGGTTAACTCAGCCTCAAGACTTAGGTTCAAACAAGCAACGGCGGCTTTTAAGCGGGCCTGGACTTCGGAGGGGGAGGCGGGAGTGGTCACGGTCATAGGTGCTGCCCTAATTTTTCTAAAAGACAATTCTGTAAAATGGCCTGTGGACTAAACCTAAGCAATTGTGATTCCCCTAGGGGCCTGGCAATTACTCGAAAAGTAGTTACCATGAACACGATTGTTTATGCAGAAAGTGCCAGACACTTTGCCGAGTTGGCCTGTGACATTTCTTCAAGAGGTTGGTGTGAGTCGGCGGCGAAATTTACCAGAAACCACAGCCTATGTGCGGATTACCCAGCATTCTTGGACGTTGGGGCAGATGACTGGGGAGGTTTTGGCGAGTCAATATACCTGGCATTTTCATTGGCGGTTTAGGGACAAGGCCCTGGATATTACCCCTGCCTTAGGACGAGCCTTAATTAAGGAACCCTTAAGCCGTTTCTTAGAGCAAAAAGACTACCAACTGGAACCGGGGGGCGACTATACCTTTACAGTGCGGGCTAAGTTTTAGGCCTCTGGCTCCTCAACGGAACTGACTTTTCCCCAGGCCCCTGATAGGATCGATCTGGAGGAAAGGGCCGAGAGCACCGAGAGTTTACTTTTGCCGAGAAGATTGCCTTTGCTTCCAGGCCTGACCATTGTGAAACCCTATAAATTTAGGACTGAGTTGCTATGTCCATGCCGGTCATTGTTGTTGGTGCGCTGGGTAAAATGGGGCGGGAAGTGGTGAAGACGATTCAGCAAACCCCAGATTTAGAGCTTTATGGCGTAGTCGATCGAACCGGGCAGGGGGAGGATATTGGCAGTCTGATTGGCCTGGGAACCTTAGATGTTGTGATCAGCCCAACCTTGCAAGAGCTTTGTGTCGCCGCCGCCCAAGAAAAACAGCCCGTGGTGATGGTGGACTTTACCCATCCCAATTCGGTTTATGAACATGTCCGCATGGCGATTGCCTACGGGGTTTATCCAGTGGTGGGCACAACCGGCCTCAGCCCAGCCCAGTTACAGGATCTGGCAGATTTTGCCGACAAAGCCGACATGGGGGTTTTGATCATTCCGAACTTTTCCATCGGGATGGTCTTACTCCAGCAGGCGGCGATCCAAGCCTCCCAATATTTTGACCATGTGGAAATCATTGAACTGCATCACAACCAAAAAGCCGATGCCCCCAGTGGGACTGCCCTCCAAACGGCCCAAATGTTAGCCGAACTGGGTAAAACCTTTAATCCAGCCCAAGTTGTGGAAACTGAACATCTCCCTGGAGCCAGAGGAGCCACCGCCCCTGAAAATATCCATATCCACAGTATTCGCCTGCCCGGATTAATTGCCCATCAAGAGGT
Encoded proteins:
- a CDS encoding Uma2 family endonuclease, producing the protein MIATTQQVWTDEAFMAFSQDGHRYELVNGELVDMGSTGMEHGYVACILVAELTAFVRQRTLFCVCACGGWQRDSQTQY
- a CDS encoding segregation/condensation protein A, with amino-acid sequence MATSFADTAIAVLIDLAERGDIDPWDVQVVDVFDRCLQELATGHYQDLHHSGQAFLYAAILILLKSDSLLGLEQAEPTLDFEEAADEHLVLPGLPVQLERHLQRRPVAPPPQRRRVTLAELIDHLKTMAVEVEKRTINRPPRPTPVRRRPSNIKAITQLAHQENLTEMAHEVEALLHNQGLGEEWLDLETLLTLKNDRVGVFWALLFLSSQSKVELDQAEFYQDLRIRIYQADLLPSPVVASA
- a CDS encoding 3'(2'),5'-bisphosphate nucleotidase CysQ family protein, encoding MSLNLDNYRELLVEVAWAASDLLKEYEENPECWQTQTHADLSPVTMADQAVDKLILNRLREACGDQEFGYLTEETYQPGPPLSQPYVWVIDPLDGTKDFIQRTGEYATHIALVHQGRPILAAVAWPGRDGVYLAQVGEGSYRLTRTAPPYRLVVNQERAWEDLEVLTSRSHATPELEAFLQRMPQQARKKMGSIGCKIAAIAEQDADVYFMLPSRTSPKDWDLAGPELILTEAGGKLTRFDQSLLTYNQGDVNQAGGYLASNGQYHQQLCAMLQRA
- a CDS encoding M20 family metallopeptidase; its protein translation is MLPQIKHLAETLQPRLLEIRRHLHSHPELSGQETQTSAYVAGVLSSAGVQLLPGPAGVGVMGEIPGNGQDERILAIRTDLDALPIHERTHLDFASQRPGVMHACGHDVHTTVGLGTAMVLAQLQDHLPGRLRFIFQPAEEIAQGAAWMIEAGAMQQVSSILSLHVFPSIPAGEIAVRYGALTAAADDLEIRIMGESGHGARPHEAIDAIWIAAQVITNLQQAISRTQNPLRPVVLTIGKISGGRAPNVIADQVILQGTVRSLHPETSQALPAWIEKIVAHTCQAYGATYELDYRRGVPSVCNAPHLTQLLQEAAQEAIGKENVHTLPEPSLGAEDFALYLEQAPGAMFRLGVGFADRPNYPLHHPQFDVDEKAITVGVLTLAHAAWKYWQIAY
- a CDS encoding LabA-like NYN domain-containing protein; amino-acid sequence: MLSVINRLSIFVDGNNMFYAQQKNGWFFDPRRVLNYFTRDPATHLVNAFWYTGLKDVQDQRSFRDALINLGYTVRTKMLKEFYDDQQHKFSQKANLDIEIVIDMFNTVDQYDRVILFSGDGDFERAIELLRSKNTHITVVSTEGMIARELRNATDRYLDLNDLRPEIEKIDKSELILEKTA
- a CDS encoding cofactor assembly of complex C subunit B — protein: MPTDYVLPSTLFLTFLLLIGLVFFLRASTKNRTEVKRLPAPGEPTPLLTQIQNHLTGRAYRIIAVSPEQEQITFEGLVSASLGLAIFLTILAVLGLGSLGLVLGMIWPPLEGWGLGLVILAPLATIFYWQGAQRHETVTVQVERDQTQPGLATITITAHRDELIALNAALNPGD
- a CDS encoding CdiA C-terminal domain-containing protein yields the protein MAEVQSQLSKTAVNPIAQNRIAYKAAGPEYERHYFDEQTGGYVLIHEGHNRSDDFASELFISEVFAKQGQVVELVDESRKEQYVRRFDALVDGENWEFKVLTTKAKNVRGAFQQGLIKGRSQAPRIAYYINRDAAIRDLNFGLKQAIYIDREDQKIQRVALVFRDGSINQRSRGEIDAGQYF
- a CDS encoding argininosuccinate synthase; amino-acid sequence: MGRAKKVVLAYSGGVDTSVCIPYLKHEWGVEEVITLAADLGQGDELEPVRKKALDSGAAQSLVINAQDSFIRNYAFPAIQANALYENRYPLSTALARPLIAKLLVDAAADYGADAVAHGCTGKGNDQVRFDVSIAALNPDLKVLAPAREWGMSREETIAYGEKYGIPSPVKKKSPYSIDRNLLGRSIEAGPLEDPWTEPLEEVYLLTRPVDNTPNSPEYLEIGFEQGIPVSINDTRYDPVRLVELLNERAGIHGVGRIDMIENRLVGIKSREIYEAPALLVLIAAHRDLESLTLTADVSQYKRGLEETYSRLVYNGLWYSPLKQALDAFIAQTQQRVTGTVRIKLFKGQATTVGRKSDYSLYTPDLATYGAEDQFDHKAAEGFIYVWGLPTRVWSQQVRNS
- a CDS encoding DUF3146 family protein, giving the protein MQKVPDTLPSWPVTFLQEVGVSRRRNLPETTAYVRITQHSWTLGQMTGEVLASQYTWHFHWRFRDKALDITPALGRALIKEPLSRFLEQKDYQLEPGGDYTFTVRAKF
- the dapB gene encoding 4-hydroxy-tetrahydrodipicolinate reductase, whose product is MSMPVIVVGALGKMGREVVKTIQQTPDLELYGVVDRTGQGEDIGSLIGLGTLDVVISPTLQELCVAAAQEKQPVVMVDFTHPNSVYEHVRMAIAYGVYPVVGTTGLSPAQLQDLADFADKADMGVLIIPNFSIGMVLLQQAAIQASQYFDHVEIIELHHNQKADAPSGTALQTAQMLAELGKTFNPAQVVETEHLPGARGATAPENIHIHSIRLPGLIAHQEVIFGAPGQIYTLRHDTSDRACYMPGVVLAIRKVTQLKRLIVGLEKIL